The window AAAAAATACCTGGTAGCTTAAAAATACCTGGTAGTCTTCTATTGAACCCTTCCTCCTAGCCCCCATCAACACAAAAATCTCTGATGATATGGTGGGCCCCCTACCTTCCCCCATCCTGACAAGCCTGCTTCCTCATGTTAAAGGAAGCTTCCTTCTTGGGCTCTAGTGGCAGCCTGTAATCTCCTTTTGAAATCCCCCTCCAAATGCCTTGAAGGCATTTCTCCTTGAAGATTTTTGCATGCATGCCTCTGTTTTATCTACTACACAGTGTTGATGTGCACAGACATAGACTTGGCAGTACTGTTGCATAGCTGACATGAGACCATTGATTGTTTAGAAGAGTGGAATAGCCCAAGGTGGGCCTGATGGGGAGAGGCCACCCCCTTTGCGCAcagacccacccccacccagcaGCGGCACATCCTTGCAGTAGCAGGTGGGATTCCCAAGCCCCACAGCTGAATACCTTTCCCAGTGGGACCAATAACTCATCAGCCCAGCTTGGCAGTTGGCAACAACATGGTGCCAAAAGCTTGAGCATATGCCAATGCCGGCATTACTGACTCATGGAAGTACTGCCAAGCTGGACTGCCGAGTTCTGGGTACCATCAAGGGGAGGTCTTTACCCCGTAAGCTATGTATTTTTTAAGTTGACTGGAGGTGGGATGGGATGGACACTAGGATAAGGGTCAGAGAATGGAAAGGATTTGCAAGAAAATTGCGTGGTCAGTGCATTCTGGCCCAATTATCACATATTCAGATACATCCTATGTATAATCAAGACTTTGGTGCTTTCAGTTTGGAGCTCCGAGGAAGACGATTATAGCCGAAACACATCCCGTGTTGGGTTTGCACCAAATTTTGACTGCATGCTATTGGGTGCTATTGTGTATTGTTATTACACTATCTGCATTGCCTATCCACTTTTTCTGTACACTCACCCAAAATCTGATATCTGGCTAGACTGCTGGAGTGAACCTCTGAATTCTTCAGCTGGCAGTGCAGGGTGCGCCTTCCAGGAGACCCTTCTGACTCAAGAGTATGTCTTGGATTCTTATCTTTTGTTTGAGCCCATATGTTTCTTGCATGCTCTACTGGGGTTGAGGCACCAAGAGCTCTCCATTAGCCCATTAAAAGACTTTGTATTTTTCTTCTTAttgtaacacccccccccccctttcgatCTGGTAATACTCTCTTATTTCATTGATTACATTTCTGTTTTGCCTATATAATCAAATGCTCCAAGTGTCACAGAATAAAAAAACAATGTATTAATTCCTTGGTGTGACaatccctcatccaggggtcatAGATCAAAGTGCCCTCTGGATTCCAGTATATATGCACTCCCACTTCCAGCTTGCCTGTGAATTGCTGCCATCTTCAGGCAGCCCAAGTAGCAGAAGTCAGACTGAGAAATCAGACCCCCAATCCCCTGCACAATATTTCCATAGAACCATCAGACCGGCCCCTCATAAATTCCCCTTCGATGGCTCTGGAGATCTGCCATGACAAATACAAATCCTCTCTTCCAAGGCTTCCTCTCATTTATTATGTTGCTCAGTTTTTCCTGAGTCGCATCTGTGAGTGTTTTTCTCTGGAAACAATCAAATATGAATTACCCTGTTTTCATGGAATGTTAACTTATTACTTAAAGACTTTACAAAAATGTGAAATCCATATTACAAGATTGTTTTGGATACAGTCTCaatcttatttttacttttgaaacCAGTTGTTTAAGCAGTAAAATGAGAACCAAGAGCTAATGCTTTGGTGGTGTGACTGCTGCAAATCTATATTTGGAATATTTCCTGCTAGACAAACGTTTTCTTTCACTTCTGTACTTGAAACTGAAAGAGGATCAATTTTACTCAGGCCAGCTGAGGTACCGCCATTtcaacataagaatttccataccgGGTCGAACCAAAGGTTCACCTGTCCAAtatccaatccaggtcataagcacCTGCCgggatccaaaaaaaaaaaatagctagaTACCATGCTACTTAACCCAACTTAATTTTCTAACTAGATTTTTAATTTGTTTGATTTATAAAAACtttaattgtaaattttatatttcTTCTTGATCATAAAACTCAAAGCACATTTATCAGATATAACAGCAGTATTGAAACAATGGagatcattaagggctccttttacaaaggtgcgttagggccttaacgcacggaatagcgcgtgctagccgctaccacttccttttaagcaggcggtaatttttcgctAATCCTGTGcgtatgctaaaaatgctagcgcacctttgtaaaaggagccctaaatgtagacAACATAATACTTCTCTTAAATCTACATCTTTGATGAATATTTTATCCATTCTGGTTATTCTAAAATATCCAGAATGGATACAATTCTAAATTATAGTAAATCTCTAAGATGAACTGCATTTGAGGTTTACCCTCTTATCGCATTCTAGTCTAGATATGGCGCAATATCAGGCTTTGAATAAGTATAAAATAGACTACAGTATTTGAAGTTATCACCTTTACTCCTAAGACAAGTTGGAAAGAGTAAATTCCTGAAAATTTTATAGCAAGTTTGGCGATGCATTTCCTGTGATCAAAATGTTACTTGAAATAgtcataacataaaataacatttgaatgaatgaaaattagtttcatttgtctttctttctcttttttttttaaggaatatTAATATATTTTACAAGACAACTGTTGAATAGCAAAGGTTGAAATGAACAATAGATTTCTTGAAGGAGTTAATTACATGTTTAAAATGAAATGAATATAATGGAAAAAGTATTTATCCTTCAAATTagagaaagaaaatagaaattacttatacaaatctctctcaagtcCTCAACAAAGAGGGGAAAACAAGGCACAAttccagaagaaaaaaaatcatagccTTTGGTACTTCCATTCTAAAGTAgagtttgattaaaaaaaaattatttttctttctttaatatGCAAGGGTTTTTTTCTAAATACATTCTTCCCAAAATCTGAtgttataatctttttttttgtctctacaGATAAGATCTCATCCACAATTTGGTGAACTCTGCCAGCGGACTACTGCTGATTCCTGCTGTCCCAGCTGGACATTGGGCAACTACATTGCCATTCTTAATAATAGATCATCTTGTCAAAAAATAGTAGAAAGAGATATTTCTCATACCCTGAAGCTGCTTCGCACGTGTGCCAAATATTACTACAATGGAACCTTAGGACCAGACTGCTGGGATATGGCAGCCAGGAGAAAGGACCAGTTGAAGTGTACAAATGTGCCTCGGAAATGTACAAAGTACAACGCTGTTTACCAGATCCTTCATTACTTGGTGGATAAGGACTTTTTAAGCTCAAAGACTGTTGATTATGTAATACCAGCTTTAAAGTATAGCATGCTTTTCTCTCCAACTGAGAAAGGGGAGACCATGATGAATATTTACCTGGACAATTTTGAGAAATGGAATTGTTCTGATGGAATAACTACTATTACTGGAATTGAGTTTGGAATCAAACATAGTTTGTTCCAGGATTACCTTTTAATGGATACTGTGTATCCAGCCATAGCTATTGTCCTTGTCCTGCTGGTCATGTGCATATATACTAAGTCAATCTTTATCACGCTGATGACCATGTTTGCAATAATTAGTTCTCTAATTGTCTCTTACTTTCTCTATCGAGTAGTATTCAACTTTGAGTTCTTTCCTTTCATGAACCTCACCGCATTAATTATTCTTGTTGGAATTGGAGCAGATGATGCGTTTGTCCTATGTGATGTCTggaactatacaaagtttgacAAACCTCATGCTGAAACATCAGAAACCATAAGTATCACTTTGCAACATGCTGCTCTTTCCATGTTTGTCACCAGCTTTACCACCGCAGCTGCCTTTTATGCCAACTACGTCAGCAATATCACTGCAATCAGATGTTTTGGTGTCTATGCTGGCACCGCCATACTGGTGAACTATATTCTAATGGTAACTTGGTTGCCCGCCGTAGTTGTATTACATGAACGATATCTTCTCAACATATTTAGTTGCTTCAAGAAATCTCAGCAAGTATATAACAACAAACATTTTTGGACACTTATGTGGCAAAAACTTGACAAGCTTCTATTTGCAATTTCAGAAGTATCTCGAATATTTTTTGAGAAAGTGTTGCCTTGCATTGTTATCAGGTTTCGGTATATTTGGTTGTTCTGGTTCCTTGCCTTGACTATTGGTGGGGCATATATAGTGTGCATTAATCCAAAGATGAAACTACCCTCACTAGAACTTTCTGAGTTTCAAGTATTTAGGTCTTCTCATCCTTTTGAACGTTATGATGCAGAATACAAAAAGCTTTTCATGTTTGAACGAGTCCACCATGGGGAAGAGCTTCATATGCCCATCACCATAATCTGGGGTGTCTCCCCAGAAGACAATGGGGATCCCTTAAACCCCAAAAGTAAAGGAAAGTTGAAATTAGATAACAGTTTTAATATTGCAAGCCCTGCTTCACAAAGTTGGATTTTACATTTCTGCCAAAAGTTGAAAAACCAAACGTTTTATTACCAAACTGATGAGCAAGACTTCACCAGTTGCTTCATTGAAACATTCAAACAGTGGATGGAAAATCGAGATTGTGATGAGCCAACTCTTTCCCCCTGTTGCAGCCAGTCAAGCTTTCCATATAAGCAAGAGGTTTTTGAGTTGTGTATCAAACGAGCAATCATGGAACTGGAAAGAAGCACTGGATACCATTTAGACAGCAAAACTCCAGGGCCAAGGTTTGACATAAATGATACTATCAGAGCTGTGGTACTAGAGTTCCAAAGTACCTACCTCTTCACATTGGCTTATGAAAAAATGCATCGTTTCTATAAAGTGGTTGACTCGTGGATTTCTGAGGAGCTTGCATCCGCCCCTGGGGGTCTTAGTAATGGCTGGTTTGTGAGCAACTTGGAATTCTATGACCTTCAGGATAGCTTATCAGATGGTACTCTAATTGCTATGGGACTGTCAGTGGCTGTTGCATTTAGTGTCATGTTACTTACTACTTGGAACATTATCATAAGTCTTTATGCAATAGTCTCAATAGCTGGCACTATATTTGTTACCGTGGGTTCTCTGGTTCTTCTTGGGTGGGAGCTGAATGTCTTAGAATCCGTCACGATTTCTGTAGCCGTTGGCTTATCTGTTGATTTTGCTGTCCATTATGGAGTTGCGTACCGCTTAGCTCCAGATCCTGATAGAGAGGGTAAAGTTGTCTTTTCTCTAAGTCGCATGGGCTCCGCAATTGCAATGGCTGCACTGACCACATTTGTTGCTGGAGCAATGATGATGCCTTCCACTGTTTTAGCTTATACTCAACTTGGTACCTTCATGATGCTTATAATGTGCATCAGCTGGGCTTTTGCAACTTTCTTTTTCCAGTGCATGTGTCGCTGCCTTGGCCCCCAGGGCACCTGCGGCCAGATACCTCTGCCAAAGAAACtgcagtttaaagccttctcccAGGCTTTATCTGCAAACAATGGAGACAGAAGCCAGAACAAAATGCACCCTACCAATAAATATCAGTTAGAGCCCCGTGGACAGAAACTGGAAATAGAGCATGAACATTATGAGTTAGAACCTCTTGCATCACGTAACTGCAATGCATCAGAAAATACGGGCTATGAAGAAACGCACATCTGTTCAGAGTGCTTTAACGGCACAGCCCAGAATGCGTGTATACCCCTACATTCACAATACAACAAAGTAGAACTCAATGAAAGCCTCAAGAATGACATAAGTTCACCAGTGTTGCAGGCATCTGTGGATCAGTCTAATACATGCCAGCTGTTGTCGCCAAACAGATGTTGCCTCTATTCAGGTACATGCAAACAGGGGGGCTTGAAATGGAGCCCTCACTCATGTCAACAACTGAGTGAAACTTTATGCTACAAGTGTACTCCTTCACCTGGAAACATGGTACAGATGCAAAACTCAATAAGTCccataaatgttttacaacaagcCACTGAAAGCATCTTGCATCCAGCCCAACACATTCAACACTGTAGCTGTCCACCAGGAAGAATGAAAAAACCCATCATGCAGAATTCTTTGCCTAGAGACTTTTTTCTCCATTCAATGCATCAAATTCAGACTCATGAAAGAATGAGTAAGACTGATGCACACAGGCCTCATAGCATAGAAGAGAATGTGAGAACTTTCCCAAATGCAACCAAAAGTGCTGGTTGTTTAATGAAACCATGTTCTTTTGTAATTGGTTCTGAGAATATTGTACAGCCACCAAACCAAAGGGGACTTTGtataaatagagaaaaaaatggtatgGGTAATAAGGGAATTAATGGAAATGAAACAAACAATACTTCCATGTTGACACaaaaggaaaatggtgacaagATAGACCAGTGCACATCACAGACTGATCTTGCCATGAACGCCCCTTATGTAAACCAAAATGATCTGAAATTAATAATGAACAATATGGTCAGAAAGACTGAGCAGGGGCTATGCCCAGAAAATTCAAAATGTTGTGACAGAACTGTAATGGTTAAATGTAATTCTGTTGACTGTCCAATGCCAAACATTGAAGCCATTGTGCCTGCTGTATTAACCCAATCAGAGCTTTCCACTGAAAGTTTATGTTAATAAAAACACTGTATAATCAATCTTATGTTTAAAGATTTTGTCTCAGCTTAATTATGCTGTTACTATAATTTTCTTGGTTTTTAATCTGTGTTTTCAAAACATTGTTGCCAAGTAGTCAAATGTTTTCAACTTACAGTAATATTACTTTATGACATATACCTGACTCATGCATGTGCTATTCCtttgtaaatgtatttatttatttttagtatttatatacctcttaaagcccaagtggtttacattcaagaattcaagtatctgtcccggtgggctcacaatcggactaatgtacctgaagcgatggagtgttaagtgacttgcccagggtcacaaggagcagctctgggcttaaacctgcaacctcagggtgacgAGACTgctgccctaaccactaggccagacCTCAACTTCTAAACTTTAATTGGCGATAAAAAAAACTGTAGGAAAACCTCAAGACGATATATTTTAGCGCAATTCAGTTTGGTATACGTGTGCTGTTTGCTTTTAATCTTCTTTATTGAGTCCAGCTTTTGTAAGAAACAAGATCCTGTGTCTTGGAATCAGCTTCTGATGGTCCTGCAATAACCTTTGCCCTCTGCAATCTTTTGTCCTAGGTGACAGATTTGTCTTATAAGAATGGCACTAGCATATTTTAAATTTAGATTTAGCTTATGAATTATAAGTACTTTGGAACATAAATATTTTAGCAGGAATAATTTCTATAAAAAGGAATACGCTGGGCCTTTGTTCTTTTAACCAGATTTCATATTAGTTTTATTTTCATGtgaatagccttaatgaataaGAGGAATTAAACGCCAGAAGTGCCTTATGTAAACCAAAAGTAACGTCAAATGTTTATCATCCCTCAGAGGAAATATAGATTTCTCATCTGCTACTTTGTGTCCAAACTGTCAATTAGTATTAGGGCttttggggagggagggttgcctggtcttccttctcctttaAACATCTAGCATATTCTGAATCTGCCACAGATGGTTAAAGAACCTTCCTTCCGAGCAATTGAGAgtgcctgcttttatttttattctcaTCGGGTTAAGTCTCTGGGACATAGCAGAGAAAAGGAGCTGGTGGGGGTTCTGGAAGCTACCTGTTcacattgctgctgctgctgccgccagcaCATTGGAAAGACTGCGGGGTGGGGGCTAGAGAGAGTCTCTGGGCTgttctggagggagggagagataccagatccATTATAGAAGGGGGGGAGAtgaagagatttatttatttgttttggtttttatataccacttataacctaagtggtgtacattcaggtactcaagcattttccctatttgtcctagcaggctcacactccatctaatgtacctggggcaacaggggatttaatgacttgcccagggtcacaaggagcagtgtgggagttgaacccataacctcaaggTACTGAGGCTATGactgtaaccactgcaccacacaagcTTTCTGGAGGGTAGGGAAGAATGTATGCAGCAGTCTTTTTAGAACCAGGCCTAGCTCGGGCCAATAGGTCCTTTCTTTTCAGGGCCAGTAGGATGGCTTTCTCTTGGATCGTTGTGGACTGGGCTCAACTGAGCTCAGCAATTGCCTTTAATAGTTGGTTATCTAGCCCCAGCTCATGGAACCCCAGCCCTCAGAAGAGATATGGCCTGGGctagaaaagagaaggagagattctGGACCTGGGGGGTGGagcagagggaagagaaagagagactggatGAGGGGAAAAGAGGGGAACAGATGGCTGGGCcaatggaaggaggaagagattccAGACCACAGTGGGAGGAAAACCAGAGTGAGAAAAAGACACATGCTAGCCCTGGGGTGAGG is drawn from Geotrypetes seraphini chromosome 3, aGeoSer1.1, whole genome shotgun sequence and contains these coding sequences:
- the DISP1 gene encoding protein dispatched homolog 1; protein product: MAMNNRNDFAVLSNGSIPSNTSTSSHSAGGDGDTAVQQLSTKEAPSTKVSPNGHLQLNGTIKPSPLPLNNQRTAPLRSQCCHPCSYHHPLTNHNNRESHLLASNTAPSPLTSCCQQPHTEYSASVCQIHSPMYQTVCCLQSSPSFCLHQWPDHFQHQPVQQHMASVRPARPFKLPKSYAALIADWPVVVLGMCTVLIVICALVGILVPELPDFSNPLLGFEPRGTAIGQRLVTWSNMVKNTGYKATLANYPFKYADEQAKSHRDDRWSDDHYEREKREADWNFHKDSFFCDIPSDHYSRVVFTSTEGESLWNLQAIKSMCNMDSLMIRSHPQFGELCQRTTADSCCPSWTLGNYIAILNNRSSCQKIVERDISHTLKLLRTCAKYYYNGTLGPDCWDMAARRKDQLKCTNVPRKCTKYNAVYQILHYLVDKDFLSSKTVDYVIPALKYSMLFSPTEKGETMMNIYLDNFEKWNCSDGITTITGIEFGIKHSLFQDYLLMDTVYPAIAIVLVLLVMCIYTKSIFITLMTMFAIISSLIVSYFLYRVVFNFEFFPFMNLTALIILVGIGADDAFVLCDVWNYTKFDKPHAETSETISITLQHAALSMFVTSFTTAAAFYANYVSNITAIRCFGVYAGTAILVNYILMVTWLPAVVVLHERYLLNIFSCFKKSQQVYNNKHFWTLMWQKLDKLLFAISEVSRIFFEKVLPCIVIRFRYIWLFWFLALTIGGAYIVCINPKMKLPSLELSEFQVFRSSHPFERYDAEYKKLFMFERVHHGEELHMPITIIWGVSPEDNGDPLNPKSKGKLKLDNSFNIASPASQSWILHFCQKLKNQTFYYQTDEQDFTSCFIETFKQWMENRDCDEPTLSPCCSQSSFPYKQEVFELCIKRAIMELERSTGYHLDSKTPGPRFDINDTIRAVVLEFQSTYLFTLAYEKMHRFYKVVDSWISEELASAPGGLSNGWFVSNLEFYDLQDSLSDGTLIAMGLSVAVAFSVMLLTTWNIIISLYAIVSIAGTIFVTVGSLVLLGWELNVLESVTISVAVGLSVDFAVHYGVAYRLAPDPDREGKVVFSLSRMGSAIAMAALTTFVAGAMMMPSTVLAYTQLGTFMMLIMCISWAFATFFFQCMCRCLGPQGTCGQIPLPKKLQFKAFSQALSANNGDRSQNKMHPTNKYQLEPRGQKLEIEHEHYELEPLASRNCNASENTGYEETHICSECFNGTAQNACIPLHSQYNKVELNESLKNDISSPVLQASVDQSNTCQLLSPNRCCLYSGTCKQGGLKWSPHSCQQLSETLCYKCTPSPGNMVQMQNSISPINVLQQATESILHPAQHIQHCSCPPGRMKKPIMQNSLPRDFFLHSMHQIQTHERMSKTDAHRPHSIEENVRTFPNATKSAGCLMKPCSFVIGSENIVQPPNQRGLCINREKNGMGNKGINGNETNNTSMLTQKENGDKIDQCTSQTDLAMNAPYVNQNDLKLIMNNMVRKTEQGLCPENSKCCDRTVMVKCNSVDCPMPNIEAIVPAVLTQSELSTESLC